Proteins encoded together in one Colius striatus isolate bColStr4 chromosome 3, bColStr4.1.hap1, whole genome shotgun sequence window:
- the CCP110 gene encoding centriolar coiled-coil protein of 110 kDa isoform X4 — translation MKMEDYEIFCKKHLSRIQNEAIKRESSFTLQHKNISLIQFHGVPVLSPLLSLEKKKEIQQYKQKALDLETWRQNSRKRALLNRVQEILENVQIRRGPSVRDVNAQEAENTCPDSDSKASTDFTALPDANSSCSPERHSSTEPEKILELMPSGTTGKVTSNVTEVVKAAEESISSKQSESCFSKDILCRRAASPDNVHNRLASCALQKQEGLGGSLSDEEVQDPYVMSLQNLMKKSREYLEKEQTKRSSKSTSKRSMSESHSDKENDGAKTADSVKERAKLTGRSCTALTPDKPSLNKSNTLLQGASTHANNTSVSALSSFSKVDIPMRVGTPPLVDSDSDEEFKRTCVFDRDSSIVRSLTGSYARLPSPEPSMSPKMPRRRLRPLSMGHIVINNPVNAYELSPKGKGRAMDLIMQDIADKNNVSESVPKFMVDFTMVCPSRVPGVNRNSSGPCDGLGVGKPNRHSFGHLESKGMVSATVEGQVVRDSRGPYKVDASPNVVAPKLNEPFAISQSTVTQKLLPGNETKPSSLLENIKCNSPVELNKSYDVENPSPLLMKSKNMQMDTPSVSPANGHFIESSFEKVKRRLDLDTDNCQKEISSCVLTVGMEEQEKQWLQEQKYPVGSVYVTKNTAADSMAKEDILKTKMLAFEEMKKRLEEQHAQQLSILIAEQEREQEKLQKELEEQERKLKGKKIATTEIEISKVNINSTMELEWRKKSESGLLESVQSQLETVHNANSTSIGFTHTTPQNTFASSETSFFLWGPSGSGVIKTSVSRPSNRIKTRWTQVFSPEIQMKFDKITAVAKGFLTRRLLQTEKLKHLKQTVKDTMEFIKNFQSETPLKRESVSAQDASLHERVMAQLRAALYDIHDIFFAMEASERMNILRHDREVRKEKMLRQMDKVKSPRERVTLSTATQKSLDRKKYMKASEMGMPSKKIIIKQKTPESRVLQPNQGQNAPVHRLLCRQGTPKTSVKGVEQTRRKASENRVSNKAVSGAYAGRTQRKKPNVVTI, via the exons ATGAAGATGGAGGACTATGAAATATTCTGTAAGAAGCATCTTTCCAGAATCCAAAATGAagcaataaaaagagaaagctctTTCACTCTTCAGCACAAAAACATCTCCCTCATTCAATTCCATGGAGTTCCCGTGCTTTCCCCTCTG CTTAgccttgagaagaaaaaagaaatacagcaatATAAACAGAAAGCACTGGACCTAGAGACCTGGAGACAGAACTCTCGAAAAAGAGCTTTGTTGAATCGTGTTCAGGAGATTCTAGAAAATGTTCAG ATCAGGAGAGGACCAAGTGTGAGGGATGTGAATGCACAGGAGGCTGAGAATACTTGCCCTGATTCAGATTCAAAAGCATCGACTGACTTCACAGCTCTCCCGGATGCCAATTCGTCATGTTCTCCTGAAAGGCATAGTTCCACAGAGCCTGAAAAGATACTAGAACTTATGCCATCAGGTACTACTGGGAAGGTGACATCAAATGTGACAGAAGTAGttaaagcagcagaagaaagtatttcttcaaagcaaagtgagagctgCTTCTCAAAAGACATCCTGTGTCGAAGGGCTGCGTCTCCTGACAATGTGCATAACAGGCTTGCATCATGTGCTCTGCAAAAACAAGAGGGATTAGGGGGGTCGCTGTCAGACGAGGAAGTCCAAGATCCATATGTAATGAGTCTTCAGAACCTGATGAAGAAATCTAGGGAGTACCTAGAGAAAGAGCAAACCAAGCGTAGCTCAAAAAGTACTTCGAAGAGGAGTATGAGCGAAAGTCATTCGGATAAAGAAAATGATGGCGCTAAAACAGCTGACTCTGtgaaagaaagagcaaagctTACAGGCAGAAGTTGCACTGCTCTGACTCCTGATAAACCTAGTCTTAATAAATCAAATACCCTTCTCCAGGGTGCCTCTACTCATGCAAATAACACAAGCGTGTCCGCTTTGTCCAGTTTTTCTAAAGTGGACATACCTATGAGAGTTGGAACACCTCCTTTGGTGGATTCGGATTCAGATGAAGAGTTTAAAAGGACTTGTGTGTTTGACCGTGACAGTAGCATTGTCAGGAGCCTCACAGGCTCTTACGCCAGGCTGCCGAGCCCGGAGCCAAGCATGAGCCCTAAAATGCCCCGGCGGCGCCTGAGACCTCTGTCAATGGGACACATCGTGATCAACAACCCGGTGAACGCCTACGAGTTAAGCCCTAAAGGCAAGGGCAGAGCGATGGATTTAATCATGCAGGATATCGCAGATAAAAACAACGTATCTGAATCAGTGCCAAAGTTCATGGTAGACTTCACTATGGTTTGCCCTAGCAGAGTTCCTGGTGTCAACAGGAATTCTTCGGGCCCTTGTGATGGGTTGGGGGTTGGCAAACCGAATCGCCATTCCTTTGGGCACTTAGAAAGCAAAGGAATGGTGTCGGCCACAGTGGAAGGACAGGTAGTGAGGGACAGCAGAGGGCCGTACAAGGTAGACGCTAGTCCTAATGTTGTAGCTCCGAAATTGAATGAGCCGTTTGCCATCAGTCAGTCTACAGTAACACAGAAGCTCCTGCCTGGGAATGAAACCAAACCATCTAGTTTGCTGGAAAACATTAAATGTAACTCCCCAGTAGAACTCAATAAATCTTACGATGTAGAAAACCCATCCCCACTCCTAATGAAGAGCAAGAATATGCAGATGGACACTCCAAGTGTTTCCCCAGCAAATGGGCATTTTATAGAGAGTAGTTTTGAAAAGGTAAAACGTAGACTTGATTTGGACACTGACAACTGCCAAAAAGAAATCAGTTCCTGTGTTCTAACAGTTGGAATGGAAGAACAAGAGAAGCAGTGGCTGCAGGAACAGAAATATCCCGTGGGATCAGTTTACGTGACCAAGAACACAGCCGCTGATAGTATGGCAAAAG aagatattttaaaaacaaaaatgttggCCTTTGAAGAAATGAAGAAGAGACTTGAAGAACAGCATGCACAGCAACTGTCGATTCTGATAGCTGAACAAGAGAGAGAACAGGAGAAACTGCAGAAG GAACTAGAAGAGCAGGAGAGAAAgttgaaaggaaagaagattGCTACGACAGAAATAGAAATTTCCAAAGTGAATATTAACAGTACAATGGAGCtggagtggaggaaaaaaagtgaaagtggCTTGCTGGAAAGTGTGCAGTCTCAACTGGAGACAGTCCATAATGCAAACTCTACAAGCATTG GTTTCACACATACTACACCACAGAACACCTTTGCTTCAAGTGAAACTTCATTCTTTCTCTGGGGACCATCAGGTAGTGGCGTTATAAAAACTTCAGTATCTAGGCCGAGTAACAGGATCAAAACCAGGTGGACTcag GTTTTCAGTCCAGAGATACAAATGAAGTTTGATAAGATCACTGCTGTGGCAAAAGGGTTTCTCACTCGTAGACTCCTTCAGACAGAGAAACTGAAACATCTTAAGCAAACTGTAAAA GATACTATGGAGTTCATAAAAAATTTTCAGTCTGAAACCccattaaaaagagaaagtgttTCAGCACAAGATGCATCTCTTCATGAAAGAGTAATGGCTCAG CTGCGAGCAGCTCTGTATGACATCCATGACATCTTTTTTGCAATGGAGGCATCGGAAAGAATGAACATTCTGCGTCACGATCGTGAAGTTCGTAAAGAGAAGATGCTCAGGCAAATG gATAAAGTCAAGAGCCCAAGAGAGAGAGTGACGCTTTCAACAGCCACACAGAAATCTCTGGACAGGAAAAAGTACATGAA ggcTTCAGAAATGGGAATGccaagtaaaaaaataatcatcaaacaaaaaactccTGAAAGCCG TGTGCTTCAACCAAATCAAGGACAGAATGCCCCAGTTCATAGACTACTTTGCAGACAAGG AACCCCTAAGACCTCAGTGAAGGGGGTTGAGCAAACTAGAAGGAAGGCCTCAGAGAACAGAGTGTCTAACAAGGCTGTTTCAG gAGCATATGCAGGAAGAACCCAAAGAAAGAAGCCAAATGTTGTGACAATTTAA